The proteins below are encoded in one region of Halorhodospira halochloris:
- a CDS encoding Rpn family recombination-promoting nuclease/putative transposase yields the protein MTELLSPTNDYVFKRLFAEAPDLLVDLINDLRPDLPDIASVEVLNPNIEPNELTGKYIILDVLARDGQGHCYNVEIQVRRYGAWHKRGLFYLARTLGLQLGTGEDYQQLRAAVGLHLLDFDLFTANQEELEQAVWRFEMRDERQPEVTLGNILQMNLIELNKADRLGLPEGPLRAWITFFTHWREELTMAKIAHEPVKRAMSRIRELSADEEARRLAFVRERALRDEVSQLNEARQEGEQVGLEKGEQIGLEKGEQIGLEKGEQIGLEKGERLRAEKTARNLIKTNALTDEQIAQATGLTQAEVAQLRAEQQG from the coding sequence ATGACCGAACTACTCTCCCCTACTAACGACTACGTCTTCAAACGCCTCTTTGCCGAAGCACCAGACCTGTTAGTAGATTTGATCAACGACCTGCGTCCAGATCTGCCCGATATTGCCAGCGTTGAGGTCCTGAACCCCAATATTGAACCGAATGAGTTAACCGGTAAGTACATCATCCTCGATGTTCTGGCCCGCGATGGGCAAGGGCACTGCTACAATGTCGAGATACAAGTGCGCCGTTATGGAGCTTGGCACAAGCGCGGGCTCTTCTACCTAGCCCGCACACTCGGCTTACAGCTTGGCACTGGTGAGGACTACCAGCAACTGCGAGCCGCGGTAGGGCTGCATCTGCTCGATTTTGACCTGTTTACGGCTAATCAGGAAGAACTTGAGCAGGCGGTATGGCGCTTTGAGATGCGCGATGAGAGACAGCCCGAGGTTACTCTCGGGAACATCTTGCAGATGAACCTGATCGAACTTAATAAGGCCGATCGTTTGGGGCTACCTGAGGGCCCGCTGCGCGCCTGGATTACATTTTTCACCCACTGGCGGGAGGAGTTGACCATGGCCAAGATTGCCCACGAACCAGTAAAACGTGCCATGAGCCGGATTCGTGAACTCAGTGCTGACGAGGAAGCCCGCCGGCTCGCCTTCGTCAGAGAACGGGCTCTGCGCGATGAGGTATCGCAGCTCAATGAGGCGAGACAAGAAGGCGAGCAAGTAGGCCTGGAAAAAGGCGAGCAAATTGGCTTGGAAAAAGGAGAGCAAATTGGCCTGGAAAAAGGCGAACAAATTGGCTTGGAAAAAGGCGAGCGATTGCGCGCTGAGAAGACCGCCCGAAACCTTATAAAAACTAATGCACTAACCGATGAACAGATCGCCCAGGCAACCGGCTTAACACAAGCGGAAGTGGCACAACTGCGTGCAGAACAGCAGGGCTAA
- a CDS encoding Rpn family recombination-promoting nuclease/putative transposase, which yields MTELLSPTNDYVFKRLFAEAPDLLVDLINDLRPDLPDIASVEVLNPNIEPNELTGKYIILDVLARDGQGHCYNVEIQVRRYGAWHKRGLFYLARTLGLQLGAGEDYQQLRAAVGLHLLDFDLFTANQAELGQALWRFEMRDERQPEVTLGNILQMNLIELNKADRLGLPEGPLRAWITFFTHWREELTMAKIAHEPVKRAMSRIRELSADEEARRLAFVRERALRDEVSQLNEARQEGLEKGERLRAEKTARNLIEINALTDEQIAQATGLTQEEVSQLRSEQQG from the coding sequence ATGACCGAACTACTCTCCCCTACTAACGACTACGTCTTCAAACGCCTCTTTGCCGAAGCACCAGACCTGTTAGTAGATTTGATCAACGACCTGCGCCCAGATCTGCCCGATATTGCCAGTGTTGAGGTTCTTAACCCTAATATTGAACCGAATGAGTTAACTGGCAAGTACATCATCCTCGATGTCCTAGCCCGCGATGGGCAAGGGCACTGCTACAATGTCGAGATACAAGTGCGCCGTTATGGAGCTTGGCACAAGCGCGGGCTCTTCTACCTAGCCCGCACACTCGGCTTACAGCTTGGCGCTGGTGAGGACTACCAGCAACTAAGAGCCGCAGTGGGGCTGCACCTGCTCGATTTTGACCTGTTCACGGCAAATCAGGCCGAGCTTGGGCAGGCGCTATGGCGCTTTGAGATGCGCGATGAGAGACAACCCGAGGTCACGCTCGGGAACATCTTGCAGATGAACCTGATCGAACTTAATAAGGCCGATCGTTTAGGGCTACCTGAGGGCCCGCTGCGCGCCTGGATTACATTTTTCACCCACTGGCGGGAGGAGTTGACCATGGCCAAGATTGCCCACGAACCAGTAAAACGTGCCATGAGCCGTATTCGTGAGCTCAGTGCAGATGAAGAAGCCCGCCGGCTCGCTTTCGTTAGAGAACGGGCTCTGCGCGACGAGGTTTCGCAGCTCAATGAGGCTAGACAAGAAGGCCTGGAAAAAGGCGAGCGATTGCGCGCTGAGAAGACCGCCCGCAACCTAATCGAAATTAACGCACTAACCGATGAACAGATCGCCCAGGCAACCGGCTTAACTCAGGAGGAAGTTTCTCAACTGCGTTCAGAACAGCAGGGCTAA
- a CDS encoding Rpn family recombination-promoting nuclease/putative transposase, translating into MTELLSPTNDYVFKRLFAEAPDLLVDLINDLRPDLPDIASVEVLNPNIEPNELTGKYIILDVLARDGQGHCYNVEIQVRRYGAWHKRGLFYLARTLGLQLGAGEDYQQLRAAVGLHLLDFDLFTANQAELEQALWRFEMRDERQPEVTLGNILQMNLIELNKADRLGLPDGPLRAWITFFTHWREELTMAKIAHEPVKRAMSRICELSADEEARRLAFVRERALRDEVSQLNEARQEGLQEGQKKGRQEGLQEGLQEGQKKGRQEGLQEGQKKGRQEANAETARNLIKTNALTDEQIAQATGLTQEEVAQLRSEQQE; encoded by the coding sequence ATGACCGAACTACTCTCCCCTACTAACGACTACGTCTTCAAACGCCTCTTTGCCGAAGCACCAGACCTGTTAGTAGATTTGATCAACGACCTGCGCCCAGATCTGCCCGATATTGCCAGCGTTGAGGTCCTTAACCCCAATATTGAACCGAATGAGTTAACCGGCAAGTACATAATCCTCGATGTCCTAGCCCGCGATGGGCAAGGGCACTGCTACAATGTCGAGATACAAGTGCGCCGTTATGGAGCTTGGCACAAGCGCGGGCTCTTCTACCTGGCCCGCACACTCGGCTTGCAGCTTGGCGCGGGCGAGGACTACCAGCAACTAAGAGCCGCAGTAGGATTGCACCTGCTTGATTTTGACCTCTTTACGGCAAATCAGGCCGAGCTTGAGCAGGCGCTATGGCGCTTTGAGATGCGCGATGAGAGACAGCCCGAGGTTACTCTCGGGAACATCTTGCAGATGAACCTGATCGAACTTAATAAGGCAGATCGTTTAGGGCTACCTGATGGCCCGCTGCGTGCCTGGATTACCTTTTTCACCCACTGGCGAGAGGAGTTGACCATGGCCAAGATTGCCCACGAACCAGTAAAACGCGCCATGAGCCGCATTTGTGAACTAAGTGCTGACGAGGAAGCCCGCCGGCTCGCTTTCGTCAGAGAACGGGCTCTGCGCGATGAGGTCTCGCAGCTCAATGAGGCGAGACAAGAGGGACTACAAGAAGGACAAAAAAAGGGACGACAAGAGGGACTGCAAGAGGGACTGCAAGAGGGACAAAAAAAAGGTCGACAAGAGGGACTGCAAGAGGGACAAAAAAAAGGTCGGCAAGAGGCTAACGCCGAAACCGCCCGAAACCTTATAAAAACTAATGCACTAACCGATGAACAGATCGCCCAGGCAACCGGCTTAACTCAGGAGGAAGTAGCTCAACTGCGTTCTGAGCAGCAGGAATAG
- the istB gene encoding IS21-like element helper ATPase IstB has product MLHQQTIEQLRALKLVGMLHALEQQQAQPETYELPFEQRFAMLVEQEVLYRENRRLNRLLKEAKLRVQACVEDIDYRHPRDLEKSSMAALAQCGWIRNAHNLCITGPTGCGKTWLACALGNQACRQGLSVRYLRLPTLFEQLRIAHGDGSYPRLMNRLLKMDLLILDDWGLQKMTASQRQDLMEVIEQRHGQRSSLIASQLPIEHWHEYIGEATLADAILDRLLHGAHRLKLSGESMRKQHSEAIGGDANSHNSVTA; this is encoded by the coding sequence ATGCTCCATCAACAGACAATCGAACAACTACGCGCTCTCAAGCTCGTCGGCATGCTCCACGCGCTAGAGCAGCAACAGGCACAGCCTGAAACCTACGAACTTCCCTTCGAACAACGCTTCGCTATGCTAGTCGAGCAAGAGGTGCTCTACCGCGAGAACCGGCGGCTGAACCGCTTGCTCAAGGAGGCTAAGCTCCGAGTCCAAGCCTGTGTCGAGGATATCGATTACCGCCACCCCAGGGATTTAGAGAAATCGAGCATGGCGGCACTGGCTCAGTGCGGCTGGATCCGCAACGCTCACAACCTCTGCATCACCGGCCCCACCGGCTGTGGCAAGACCTGGTTGGCCTGCGCTCTCGGCAACCAGGCGTGCCGCCAAGGGCTCTCGGTACGCTATTTGCGGTTGCCGACGCTGTTTGAGCAGCTGCGCATCGCCCACGGCGACGGTTCCTATCCTCGCTTGATGAACCGGCTGCTCAAAATGGATTTGCTTATCCTCGACGATTGGGGGCTTCAAAAGATGACTGCCTCTCAGCGTCAGGATCTGATGGAGGTGATTGAGCAGCGCCACGGCCAACGCTCCTCGCTAATCGCCAGTCAGCTCCCTATTGAGCATTGGCACGAATACATCGGCGAGGCAACGCTCGCTGATGCCATCCTCGATCGCCTTCTGCACGGGGCACATCGGCTCAAGCTCAGTGGTGAATCAATGCGCAAGCAGCACTCTGAGGCTATTGGCGGTGACGCAAACTCACACAATAGTGTTACTGCGTAA
- the istA gene encoding IS21 family transposase: MPTERVRMKKITEVLRLKYQAGLSHEQIARVCKLSKGAVSKYVSLAKAQGLYWPLPEGVDEARLEALLYPSEQPQRGFVEPDCFQIHQQLKRKGVTLQLLWGEYAATYGERAYRYSYYCHRYRQWRSRQKRSMRQHHRAGEKAFLDYCGTTVAVNERDTGAVRLAQIFVGVLGASSYTYAEATWSQSLPDWIASNQRMLRFFGGVPRLLIPDNLKAAVTRADRYAPKVNDTYADMATHYNTAILPARPYKPKDKAKVEVAVQVVERWILARLRHHTFFSLAELNQAICELLPVLNERPFQGRSESRRDLFESLDRPALGVLPREAYEYAEWHRAKPGIDYHVEYEGRFYSVPHALVGHMLELRISATAVEILHKGQRVASHARHAQGRYSTVIEHMPRSHQAHREWSPQRFMHWAAAVGPATAELVEQQLYNRPHPEHSYRACLGLLNLSRRFGRPRLEAACVRALAIGATSYKSVASIIKQGLDQLPLEPESDSADELPAHTNVRGADYYH, from the coding sequence ATGCCAACGGAGAGGGTTCGAATGAAGAAGATTACCGAAGTGTTGCGCCTCAAGTACCAAGCCGGTCTGAGTCATGAGCAGATTGCTCGAGTCTGTAAGCTCTCCAAAGGGGCAGTTAGCAAGTATGTCAGCCTGGCCAAGGCACAGGGTCTCTATTGGCCGCTTCCCGAGGGTGTTGATGAGGCGCGACTGGAGGCGCTGCTCTACCCCTCTGAGCAGCCGCAGCGCGGCTTTGTGGAGCCTGACTGCTTCCAGATCCATCAACAGCTCAAGCGCAAAGGGGTGACGCTGCAGCTGCTGTGGGGTGAGTATGCTGCCACTTATGGTGAGCGGGCTTACCGTTACAGCTATTATTGCCACCGTTATCGCCAGTGGCGCTCGCGGCAAAAGCGTAGTATGCGGCAACACCACCGCGCTGGAGAGAAGGCGTTCCTCGACTACTGCGGCACGACGGTAGCGGTAAACGAACGCGATACCGGTGCAGTGCGCCTTGCCCAGATCTTTGTCGGTGTCCTTGGGGCTTCAAGCTATACCTACGCCGAAGCCACCTGGAGTCAGTCTCTGCCGGACTGGATTGCCTCAAATCAGCGGATGCTGCGCTTTTTCGGCGGTGTACCGCGGCTTCTGATTCCTGACAATCTCAAGGCTGCTGTGACGAGGGCAGATCGTTACGCCCCCAAAGTCAACGATACCTATGCAGATATGGCGACCCACTACAATACCGCCATACTGCCCGCTCGCCCCTACAAACCGAAGGACAAAGCCAAGGTAGAAGTGGCCGTCCAGGTAGTCGAACGGTGGATTTTAGCGCGGCTGCGTCATCATACGTTTTTCTCGTTAGCGGAGCTTAATCAGGCCATCTGCGAACTGCTACCGGTGCTCAACGAACGCCCCTTTCAAGGTCGCAGCGAGAGCCGTAGGGATTTGTTTGAGTCTTTGGATCGCCCAGCCCTGGGCGTACTGCCCCGTGAGGCCTACGAGTACGCCGAGTGGCACAGAGCTAAGCCAGGCATCGACTACCACGTTGAATATGAGGGGCGCTTTTACAGCGTCCCGCACGCTCTAGTCGGTCATATGCTGGAGTTACGCATTAGCGCTACTGCGGTGGAGATTCTACACAAAGGTCAGCGGGTCGCTAGCCATGCCCGTCACGCTCAGGGGCGCTACTCTACTGTGATCGAGCACATGCCGAGGTCCCATCAGGCCCATCGCGAGTGGTCGCCGCAGCGCTTCATGCACTGGGCAGCGGCGGTTGGTCCGGCTACCGCCGAGCTCGTCGAGCAGCAGCTATACAACCGCCCCCACCCCGAGCATAGCTACCGCGCCTGTTTAGGGCTGCTGAATCTATCCCGACGCTTCGGTCGTCCCCGCCTAGAGGCGGCTTGTGTGCGGGCCTTAGCAATCGGTGCCACTAGCTATAAGAGCGTCGCCTCCATCATCAAGCAGGGGCTCGACCAACTGCCATTGGAGCCGGAAAGCGACTCTGCAGACGAGCTACCGGCTCACACGAATGTCCGCGGCGCTGACTACTACCACTGA
- a CDS encoding Rpn family recombination-promoting nuclease/putative transposase, producing the protein MIFRTNVTAVYGIVTAIYVIVTAIYVIVTAIYVIVTAIYVIVTAVCAIVTAVYAKEIKIGHVQTENAVTLARNSRSRSRGKRGHDRPEYADLPDIASVEVLNPNIEPNELTGKYIILDVLARDGQGHCYNVEIQVRRYGAWHKRGLFYLARTLGLQLGAGEDYQQLRAAVGLHLLDFDLFTANQAELEQALWRFEMRDERQPEVTLGNILQMNLIELNKADRLGLPDGPLRAWITFFTHWREELTMAKIAHEPVKRAMSRIRELSADEEARRLAFVRERALRDEVSQLNEARQEGLQEGQKKGRQEGLQEGLQEGQKKGRQEGLQEGQKKGRQEANAETARNLIKTNALTDEQIAQATGLTQAEVAQLHDELQG; encoded by the coding sequence ATGATATTCCGCACCAACGTGACCGCGGTTTACGGCATCGTGACCGCGATTTACGTGATCGTGACCGCGATTTACGTGATCGTGACCGCGATTTACGTGATCGTGACCGCGATTTACGTGATCGTGACCGCAGTTTGCGCGATCGTGACCGCGGTTTACGCAAAGGAGATCAAAATCGGTCACGTTCAAACGGAAAACGCGGTCACGTTGGCTCGGAATTCCCGGTCACGTTCACGCGGAAAACGCGGTCACGATCGTCCGGAATACGCAGATCTGCCCGATATTGCCAGTGTTGAGGTTCTTAACCCTAATATTGAACCGAATGAGTTAACTGGCAAGTACATCATCCTCGATGTCCTAGCCCGCGATGGGCAAGGGCACTGCTACAATGTCGAGATACAAGTGCGCCGTTATGGAGCTTGGCACAAGCGCGGGCTCTTCTACCTGGCCCGCACACTCGGCTTGCAGCTTGGCGCTGGTGAGGACTACCAGCAACTAAGAGCCGCAGTGGGGCTGCATCTGCTCGATTTTGACCTGTTCACGGCAAATCAGGCCGAGCTTGAGCAGGCGCTATGGCGCTTTGAGATGCGCGATGAGAGACAGCCCGAGGTTACTCTCGGGAACATCTTGCAGATGAACCTGATCGAACTTAATAAGGCAGATCGTTTAGGGCTACCTGATGGCCCGCTGCGTGCCTGGATTACCTTTTTCACCCACTGGCGAGAGGAGTTGACCATGGCCAAGATTGCCCACGAACCAGTAAAACGTGCCATGAGCCGCATCCGTGAGCTCAGTGCAGATGAAGAAGCCCGCAGGCTCGCTTTCGTCAGAGAACGGGCTCTGCGCGATGAGGTCTCGCAGCTCAATGAGGCGAGACAAGAGGGACTACAAGAAGGACAAAAAAAGGGACGACAAGAGGGACTGCAAGAGGGACTGCAAGAGGGACAAAAAAAAGGTCGACAAGAGGGACTGCAAGAGGGACAAAAAAAAGGTCGACAAGAGGCTAACGCCGAAACCGCCCGAAACCTTATCAAAACTAACGCACTAACCGATGAACAGATCGCCCAGGCAACCGGCTTAACACAAGCGGAAGTGGCACAACTGCATGATGAACTGCAGGGATAG
- a CDS encoding Rpn family recombination-promoting nuclease/putative transposase → MTELLSPTNDYVFKRLFAEAPDLLVDLINDLRPDLPDIASVEVLNPNIEPNELTGKYIILDVLARDGQGHCYNVEIQVRRYGAWHKRGLFYLARTLGLQLGAGEDYQQLRAAVGLHLLDFDLFTANQAELEQAVWRFEMRDERQPEVTLGNILQMNLIELNQADRLGLPDGPLRAWITFFTHWREELTMAKIAHEPVKRAMSRIRELSADEEARRLAFVRERALRDEVSQLNEARQEGRQEGIKEGQKKGRQEANAETARNLIKTNALTDEQIAQATGLTQGEVSQMRDEQQK, encoded by the coding sequence ATGACCGAACTACTCTCCCCTACTAACGACTACGTCTTCAAACGCCTCTTTGCCGAAGCACCAGACCTGTTAGTAGATTTGATCAACGACCTGCGCCCAGATCTGCCCGATATTGCCAGCGTTGAGGTCCTGAACCCCAATATTGAACCGAATGAGTTAACCGGCAAGTACATCATCCTCGATGTCCTAGCCCGCGATGGGCAAGGGCACTGCTACAATGTCGAGATACAAGTGCGCCGTTATGGAGCTTGGCACAAGCGCGGGCTCTTCTACCTAGCCCGCACACTCGGCTTGCAGCTTGGCGCTGGTGAGGACTACCAGCAACTGCGAGCCGCAGTAGGATTGCACCTGCTCGATTTTGATTTGTTTACGGCAAATCAGGCCGAGCTTGAGCAGGCGGTATGGCGCTTTGAAATGCGCGATGAGAGACAACCCGAGGTCACGCTCGGGAACATCTTACAGATGAACCTGATCGAACTTAATCAGGCAGATCGTTTAGGGCTACCTGATGGCCCGCTGCGTGCCTGGATTACATTTTTCACCCACTGGCGGGAGGAGCTGACCATGGCCAAGATTGCCCACGAACCAGTAAAACGTGCCATGAGCCGCATCCGTGAGCTCAGTGCAGACGAAGAAGCCCGCCGGCTCGCTTTCGTTAGAGAAAGGGCTTTGCGCGATGAGGTATCGCAGCTAAATGAGGCTAGACAAGAGGGTCGACAAGAAGGAATAAAAGAGGGACAAAAAAAAGGACGACAAGAGGCTAACGCCGAAACCGCCCGAAACCTTATCAAAACTAACGCACTAACCGATGAACAGATCGCCCAGGCAACCGGTTTAACTCAGGGGGAAGTTTCTCAAATGCGTGATGAGCAGCAGAAATAA
- a CDS encoding Hsp20/alpha crystallin family protein — protein MMVRRNLSPVTRADLHNRAANRDMTARDPFTALQSEMMRFFDDLRRGAGDPSAEIGPRVMAPSVEVQEDDNNLYVVAELPGMTENDVELTFSDGVLRIAGEKRAEHEDKDEGRQVHITERSYGRFERQIPLNRAIDEDNVNASFKDGILTVTMPKAEEEQQARRIEVQRAA, from the coding sequence ATGATGGTACGTCGTAACCTCTCTCCGGTGACCAGAGCGGATCTGCACAATCGGGCGGCGAATCGGGACATGACGGCACGTGACCCCTTTACGGCGCTGCAGTCCGAGATGATGCGCTTCTTTGATGATCTGCGCCGTGGAGCGGGGGATCCTTCTGCTGAGATCGGTCCTCGTGTTATGGCACCTAGCGTTGAAGTGCAGGAGGATGACAATAACCTCTACGTCGTAGCGGAGCTGCCCGGTATGACGGAAAACGACGTCGAACTGACTTTCAGCGACGGCGTACTCCGTATTGCGGGCGAGAAGCGTGCCGAGCATGAGGATAAGGACGAGGGTCGTCAGGTCCATATAACGGAGCGATCCTATGGGCGCTTCGAGCGGCAGATTCCGCTGAATCGCGCCATAGATGAGGATAATGTCAACGCCTCTTTCAAGGATGGCATCCTTACGGTGACCATGCCGAAGGCAGAGGAAGAGCAGCAGGCTCGCCGTATCGAAGTTCAGCGGGCCGCTTAA
- a CDS encoding PD-(D/E)XK nuclease family transposase, with the protein MASVEVLNPNIEPNELTGKYIILDVLARDGQGHCYNVEIQVRRYGAWHKRGLFYLALTLVLQLGAGEDYQQLRAAVGLQLLDFDLFTANQAELEQAMKLWRTHIRVNMWPQNSGLVVST; encoded by the coding sequence ATTGCCAGCGTTGAGGTTCTTAACCCTAATATTGAACCGAATGAGTTAACCGGCAAGTACATAATCCTCGATGTCCTGGCCCGCGATGGGCAAGGGCACTGCTACAATGTCGAGATACAAGTGCGCCGTTATGGAGCTTGGCACAAGCGCGGGCTCTTCTACCTAGCCCTTACACTCGTCTTGCAGCTTGGCGCTGGTGAGGACTACCAGCAACTGCGAGCCGCAGTAGGGCTGCAGCTGCTCGATTTTGACCTGTTTACGGCAAATCAGGCCGAGCTTGAGCAGGCGATGAAGCTATGGCGCACCCATATTCGGGTTAACATGTGGCCCCAAAATTCCGGCCTTGTGGTTAGCACATGA
- the nadC gene encoding carboxylating nicotinate-nucleotide diphosphorylase — protein MNDTELKSVPQPSRAVIEADVDRALEEDVGKGDLTADLVPESRMAQGSIIAREAAVICGRPWVEEVFRRLDKSIGTRWEVAEGEWIEPGGVVCRLHGPTRALLTGERTALNFLQFLSGTATTARLFADAVAGTPTQILDTRKTIPGLRYAQKYATRCGGVVNHRFGLFDAYLIKENHIIACGGLTPAVELARIRAAGAPVTVEIENLEQLEAAIAAGADVVMLDNFDFADLPATVEQAAGRVQLEVSGGVDLEQVRRLANTGVDRISVGAITKHLHAVDLSMRLTTERGNAGGRLSE, from the coding sequence ATGAATGACACGGAGTTGAAGTCAGTTCCCCAGCCGTCGCGAGCCGTTATCGAGGCCGATGTCGACAGGGCGTTGGAGGAGGATGTGGGCAAGGGGGATCTGACTGCCGATTTGGTGCCAGAGAGCAGGATGGCGCAGGGCAGTATTATCGCCCGCGAGGCGGCGGTTATCTGCGGCCGCCCCTGGGTCGAGGAGGTCTTTCGGCGGCTGGATAAGAGTATCGGCACGCGCTGGGAGGTCGCCGAGGGTGAGTGGATTGAGCCCGGCGGGGTGGTCTGTCGGCTTCATGGACCGACCCGCGCGCTGCTAACCGGTGAGCGCACCGCCTTAAATTTCCTCCAGTTCCTCTCCGGTACCGCGACTACTGCGCGGCTCTTCGCCGATGCCGTAGCGGGTACACCGACGCAGATCCTCGATACCCGCAAGACTATCCCCGGTCTGCGCTATGCGCAAAAGTACGCTACCCGCTGTGGCGGGGTGGTAAATCATCGCTTTGGTCTTTTCGATGCCTATTTGATTAAGGAGAATCATATAATCGCCTGCGGCGGGTTAACGCCAGCGGTCGAACTGGCCCGCATCCGCGCCGCTGGCGCGCCGGTTACGGTGGAGATCGAGAATTTGGAGCAGCTCGAGGCGGCCATTGCCGCTGGCGCCGATGTGGTCATGCTGGATAATTTCGATTTTGCCGACCTGCCGGCAACGGTTGAGCAAGCCGCGGGGCGAGTCCAACTGGAGGTCTCCGGCGGCGTCGATCTCGAGCAGGTTCGCCGCCTCGCCAACACCGGCGTCGATCGCATCTCGGTAGGGGCGATTACTAAGCACCTGCACGCGGTTGATTTGTCGATGCGTTTGACTACGGAGCGTGGCAACGCCGGGGGTAGGCTGAGCGAATAG